A window from Macaca fascicularis isolate 582-1 chromosome 20, T2T-MFA8v1.1 encodes these proteins:
- the LOC141409243 gene encoding golgin subfamily A member 8K-like gives MALAGEGDGLDREEVEEEEAPRPRPSIPEELKSQEAMVELVFPLVGDRNQGHGGLRAAAQNPADESAPGTPGPQELGAADKQGDLYSKPCMPFFYRGDHKKAKIINIKKPAARPGEE, from the exons ATGGCTCTCGCTGGGGAAG GAGATGGATTGgacagggaggaggtggaggaggaggaggcacctCGGCCCAGGCCAAGCATCCCAGAGGAACTGAAGAGCCAGGAGGCCATG GTGGAGCTGGTGTTTCCGCTTGTGGGTGACCGTAACCAGGGGCATGGCGGATTGCGGGCAGCTGCCCAGAACCCTGCTGATGAGTCCGCACCAGGGACCCCAGGCCCTCAGGAGCTTGGAGCTGCCGACAAGCAGGGTG ATCTTTACAGCAAGCCCTGCATGCCGTTCTTCTACCGAGGAGACCACAAGAAGGCAAAGATCATAAACATCAAAAAGCCGGCAGCAAGGCCTGGAGAAGAGTAA